In one window of Micromonospora cathayae DNA:
- a CDS encoding PhzF family phenazine biosynthesis protein, giving the protein MSTLAYEIVDVFTDRPFAGNPLAVVFGAEGLATEQMQSLALEFNLSETVFVLPATQVGATYRARIFTPTAELPFAGHPSIGAAVTAGRRGLFGLGQVSQECAAGVLPVEVTATGATLTGGTSTLGPELDAEPLLEVTGLTSGDHAGPAPRVAGCGLEFPFLPVRPDAVARARVDPAAAHRYGVEHVSVFSWDADSQTAHARVFVPGLGVPEDPATGSAALGLGVWLVASGLLPPDGVSSYTVRQGLEINRPSLLTCTVTAGGGSALGATVAGQVMPVARGEINVPPFVG; this is encoded by the coding sequence ATGTCGACCTTGGCCTACGAGATCGTGGACGTCTTCACCGACCGCCCGTTCGCCGGCAACCCGCTGGCCGTGGTGTTCGGCGCGGAGGGGCTCGCCACCGAGCAGATGCAGTCGCTCGCGCTGGAGTTCAACCTCTCCGAGACGGTGTTCGTGCTGCCCGCCACCCAGGTCGGGGCGACCTACCGGGCGCGCATCTTCACCCCGACGGCGGAGCTGCCGTTCGCCGGCCATCCCAGCATCGGCGCGGCGGTGACCGCCGGTCGGCGCGGTCTGTTCGGGTTGGGCCAGGTCAGCCAGGAGTGTGCGGCGGGGGTGCTGCCGGTCGAGGTGACCGCGACCGGTGCCACGCTGACCGGCGGCACGTCGACCCTCGGCCCGGAGCTGGACGCCGAACCACTGCTGGAGGTGACCGGTCTCACCTCGGGCGACCACGCCGGCCCGGCCCCCCGGGTGGCCGGCTGCGGGTTGGAGTTCCCCTTCCTGCCGGTACGCCCGGACGCGGTGGCCCGCGCCAGGGTCGACCCGGCGGCGGCACATCGGTACGGAGTGGAGCACGTCAGCGTCTTCTCCTGGGACGCCGACTCGCAAACCGCGCACGCCCGGGTGTTCGTGCCCGGACTCGGGGTGCCCGAGGACCCGGCCACCGGTTCGGCCGCCCTCGGTCTGGGGGTGTGGCTGGTCGCCAGCGGCCTGCTCCCGCCCGACGGGGTGTCCTCGTACACCGTCCGGCAGGGCCTCGAGATCAACCGTCCGTCCCTGCTGACCTGCACGGTGACCGCCGGGGGCGGCAGCGCGCTCGGCGCGACGGTCGCCGGTCAGGTGATGCCGGTGGCCCGGGGCGAGATCAACGTACCGCCGTTCGTGGGCTGA
- a CDS encoding sulfite exporter TauE/SafE family protein — protein MRKLIMLALVGFGAQLVDGSLGMAYGVTSTTLLLAINTSAASASATVHLAEIGTTLASGAAHWRFGNVDWRVVRRVGVPGAIGAFLGATFLSGLSTAAAAPVMSLILLTLGCYLLVRFTVAGLPTGRVGLPLRKRFLGPLGLVAGFVDATGGGGWGPVGTPAILASGRMEPRRVIGSIDTSEFLVAVAASLGFLVGLGSENIDYGWVLALLIGGMAAAPIAAWLVRKVPPRVLGSAVGGMIILTNGRTLLRSEWIDAPTGVRYACYAVVAALWAAAVVWSVRQHLASRQTTTSPATATDTASGPDTAPAASATTERSGLADEVSST, from the coding sequence GTGCGTAAACTCATCATGCTCGCCCTGGTGGGCTTCGGAGCACAACTGGTCGACGGCAGCCTTGGGATGGCGTACGGAGTGACATCCACCACATTGCTGCTGGCGATCAACACGAGTGCGGCCAGCGCGTCCGCCACCGTTCATCTCGCGGAAATCGGCACGACACTCGCCTCTGGTGCGGCGCACTGGCGATTCGGCAACGTGGACTGGCGGGTGGTCCGCCGGGTCGGCGTACCGGGCGCGATCGGCGCGTTCCTCGGCGCGACGTTCCTCTCCGGCCTCTCCACCGCGGCCGCAGCTCCGGTCATGTCGCTGATCCTGCTCACCCTCGGCTGTTACCTGCTGGTCCGCTTCACCGTCGCCGGCCTGCCCACCGGACGCGTCGGGCTGCCGCTGCGCAAGCGGTTCCTCGGCCCGCTCGGCCTGGTCGCCGGGTTCGTCGACGCCACCGGTGGCGGCGGCTGGGGTCCGGTCGGCACGCCGGCCATCCTGGCCAGCGGCCGGATGGAGCCGCGCCGGGTGATCGGCTCGATCGACACCAGCGAGTTCCTGGTGGCGGTGGCCGCCAGCCTCGGCTTCCTGGTCGGGTTGGGCTCGGAGAACATCGACTACGGCTGGGTGCTCGCGCTGCTGATCGGCGGCATGGCGGCCGCACCGATCGCCGCCTGGCTGGTCCGCAAGGTGCCGCCCCGGGTCCTCGGCTCGGCGGTCGGCGGCATGATCATCCTGACCAACGGCCGGACCCTGCTGCGCAGCGAGTGGATCGACGCCCCGACCGGCGTCCGGTACGCCTGCTACGCCGTCGTCGCGGCGCTGTGGGCGGCGGCGGTGGTCTGGTCGGTGCGCCAGCACCTGGCCAGCCGGCAGACCACCACGAGCCCCGCGACCGCCACGGACACCGCGAGCGGCCCGGACACCGCGCCCGCCGCGAGCGCCACGACCGAGCGGTCCGGGCTCGCCGACGAGGTCAGCTCGACCTGA
- a CDS encoding type I polyketide synthase, protein MSTATYKRDLVLVVNPGGALEPAPRLVAAARAGGGLGVLDLAAGDDWALRALAQAVAWSPGPLGVRVPTGCLATIEDVERVAPGGVDLVVVEADSPWPLAEITPGYRVLVEVTSRDEARAAATAGAHGLIARGMEAGGRGGDLSSFVLLQQLVADPDLDLPVWVAGGIGPRTAAACLVGGAAGVVLDSQLALMPESELPTDVKAAIRRMDGSETVLVDGVRGIRRGGPHDETSELVPIGQDGWLAAVFAQRWPDTAAAVRAVRAELLDAVTDDTAADLLAPGSPLAEALGVRVPVAQGPMTRVSDEPGFAAAVAEAGGLPFIALALNGAAPTRRILTETAARLGDRPWGVGVLGFAPEELREAQLEVIRELRPACAIIAGGRPPQARALEEQGITTFLHVPSPGLLRQFLRSGARRFIFEGAECGGHTGPRASFPLWEAQLMVLGEYLDAEPDAAGQVQVLFAGGIHDERSAAMVAAMASPLARRGLQVGVLMGTAYLFTAEAVEHGAVKPLFQREAIAAERTAVVETAPGHVTRCLPTPFVADFHRVRDELRESGVDSREAWQELEKLNIGRARIASKGIVREGDTLRAVGEDVQAAEGMFMAGQITVLRDAATTIAGLHSSVSDGARTYHTDSLAALRGKLDPPVAQVDEAPAPLDIAIVGMACVLPGSPDLESFWRTVLSGADAVGEVPPQRWDTDLYYAPEVGPGETGRISVSKWGGFIEPVPFDAIGFGIPPAALASIDPTQLLALEVSHRALVDAGYAYDAPGVDHSRTGVIFGAEAGSDMGHAQTLRTMLPAYFGDVPEAMQELLPTVTEDSFPGVLANVIAGRVANRLDLGGPNYTIDAACASSLAAMDAACKELASGDSDLMVCGGADLHNGINDYLMFTSAHALSPTGRSRPFDSTGDGIALGEGVACVVLKRLADAERDGDRIYAVVKGLGGSSDGRALGLTAPRPDGQRRALDRAYRRTGISPRDVGLVEAHGTGTVVGDRTELETLTRMFVESGAEPGQCALGSVKSQIGHTKCAAGLAGVIKVALSLHTGIRPPTIHLERPNPAWHPERSPFAFYTEARPWPAPARERIAGVSAFGFGGTNFHTVLAAYGDAPEPRHARRTWPAELFCFPGVDRAAAHQSIRQLADVLVTDPRRDHPGRLAELAALVAAQSTGRRGPTRVAVVARDVTELETLLRRALAGEHDPGKGLVQPAGDVDPGQVAFLFPGQGSQRPGALAELFVTFPELRHYLELDRDAAELLFPPTAFDQQTRKQQEDRVRDTRVAQPVLGIGGLAVDHLLRRLGVRPDMTGGHSYGELVGLCVAGVFDARTLLELSRERAAAILGATGEDPGTMAAVSATPDEVAQVLAAAGLTSEVVLANRNAPKQIVISGPTAKVEAAVVALKEARISAKAIPVACAFHSPLVAGAVERFAEVLATRRIAEPRIPVWSNLTAAPYVEQPEQLRQQLAEQIGEPVRFVEQIEAMYAAGARTFVEVGPGQVLSRLVKAVLGDRPYRAIATERGTNDGLRGFLISVGEIACAGVPVRTDWLFHGRVAADAPTTEPKRRPVWTVDGQLVRDQNGDCLPGGMTPPRLIKELPMSPSNGTPTHAAPATAPVPVQHVVHDGRSELLSEFLRTTRDMIASQRDIMLAFLGDGGGGRLVWQPAEPYRTDGYPNGGTHTAPQAPQMDLYPPQVVPVAEPVPAMAGYPNGGSANGGGAALAAPTALAPAPAVAPPVAAPVAPAAPAGPSVADFQAAILAVISERTGYPVDLIELDLDLEADLSIDSIKRAEVAGEVAQRLQLAVEGDESELEDLVKARTVRAMVTWLDQKMGAAGTATVTATATLTVAAPAAPAGPSVADFQSAILAVISERTGYPVDLIELDLDLEADLSIDSIKRAEVAGEVAQRLQLAVEGDESELEDLVKARTVRAMVTWLDQKMGSTPAPAAASAAPVAAAPASGASLADFQAAILTVISERTGYPVDLIELDLDLEADLSIDSIKRAEVAGEVASRLDLAVEGDESELEDLVKARTVRAMVTWLDQKMNGTATAVPAPVETAALPAASAPAAAPAEELMNVGIPPKRLVPRESVRPASLGDPAELLAGRQFLITGGGAVGAYLAELLGEHGAGGQLGVLDSEQADQGFDGFLLLDGLTRTEGPLLPSVFPLVQRVLATNPRWLVGAGAPATGGTADGMPGLFRTIAREYPELTARFVEVDATAEAEVLARQIFEELLTTGEEKPSVVARRGDERYVADLVPVDLGELAARGAGPAGEGASEVAALGLSHDSVVVLIGGARGITPWFARTLASAGRCKIELVGRTPRPEGPEDPALAAARDKTALRAALVQQGLRAPAEIERRASAILAGREVEATIAELTELGGEVRYHTLDVRDADATKALLADIHRHHGRLDGLVYAAGIIEDKLIAEKDPASFTRVFDVKVNGARAVLTGLDELPGQPRFVVFFGSIAAAYGNRGQADYAAANDALDTIGTRWSTSTGIRCLTVHWGPWAPGAGHGGMVTAELSREYARRGIGLIDPEEGALSLLRELAWADPSDTSVVYTASGW, encoded by the coding sequence ATGAGTACTGCAACGTACAAGCGCGACCTCGTCCTGGTCGTCAACCCCGGTGGTGCACTGGAGCCCGCCCCGCGGCTGGTCGCCGCCGCCCGCGCCGGCGGTGGTCTGGGAGTCCTCGACCTGGCCGCCGGTGACGACTGGGCCCTGCGCGCGCTGGCCCAGGCCGTCGCCTGGTCGCCCGGCCCACTCGGGGTACGGGTGCCCACCGGCTGCCTCGCCACCATCGAGGACGTGGAACGGGTCGCCCCCGGCGGCGTCGACCTGGTCGTCGTCGAGGCCGACTCGCCGTGGCCGCTGGCCGAGATCACCCCGGGGTACCGGGTACTGGTCGAGGTGACCAGCCGGGACGAGGCGCGGGCCGCCGCCACCGCCGGCGCGCACGGGCTGATCGCCCGGGGCATGGAGGCCGGCGGCCGGGGCGGCGACCTCAGCTCGTTCGTGCTGCTCCAGCAGCTCGTCGCGGACCCCGACCTCGACCTGCCGGTCTGGGTGGCCGGCGGGATCGGCCCGCGGACCGCCGCCGCCTGCCTGGTCGGTGGCGCGGCCGGCGTCGTCCTGGACAGCCAGCTCGCCCTGATGCCCGAATCCGAACTGCCCACCGATGTCAAGGCCGCGATCCGGCGGATGGACGGCTCCGAGACCGTACTGGTCGACGGGGTCCGGGGCATCCGGCGCGGCGGCCCGCACGACGAGACCTCCGAACTGGTGCCGATCGGCCAGGACGGCTGGCTGGCCGCGGTCTTCGCGCAACGCTGGCCGGACACCGCCGCCGCCGTCCGGGCCGTCCGGGCCGAACTGCTCGACGCCGTCACCGACGACACCGCCGCGGACCTGCTGGCCCCGGGATCTCCGCTGGCCGAGGCGCTCGGCGTACGGGTGCCCGTCGCGCAGGGCCCGATGACCCGGGTCAGCGACGAACCCGGCTTCGCCGCCGCGGTCGCCGAGGCCGGCGGCCTGCCGTTCATCGCGCTCGCCCTCAACGGCGCCGCACCCACCCGCCGCATCCTCACCGAGACCGCCGCCCGCCTCGGCGACCGGCCGTGGGGCGTCGGGGTGCTCGGCTTCGCCCCCGAGGAGCTGCGCGAGGCCCAGCTCGAGGTGATCCGGGAACTCCGGCCCGCCTGCGCGATCATCGCCGGTGGTCGGCCACCCCAGGCACGTGCCCTGGAGGAGCAGGGCATCACCACCTTCCTGCACGTGCCCTCGCCCGGCCTGCTGCGGCAATTCTTGCGCTCGGGGGCCCGCCGGTTCATCTTCGAGGGAGCCGAGTGCGGCGGGCACACCGGACCCCGGGCCAGCTTCCCGCTGTGGGAGGCCCAGCTCATGGTGCTCGGCGAGTACCTCGACGCCGAGCCCGACGCCGCCGGCCAGGTGCAGGTCCTCTTCGCCGGCGGCATCCACGACGAACGCTCCGCCGCGATGGTCGCCGCCATGGCGTCGCCGCTGGCCCGCCGGGGCCTCCAGGTCGGCGTGCTGATGGGCACCGCGTACCTGTTCACCGCCGAGGCGGTGGAGCACGGCGCGGTCAAGCCGCTCTTCCAGCGGGAGGCCATCGCCGCCGAGCGGACCGCGGTGGTCGAGACCGCGCCCGGCCACGTCACCCGCTGCCTGCCCACCCCGTTCGTGGCCGACTTCCACCGGGTCCGCGACGAACTCCGCGAGTCCGGCGTGGACAGCCGGGAAGCCTGGCAGGAGCTGGAGAAGCTCAACATCGGGCGGGCCCGGATCGCCAGCAAGGGCATCGTCCGGGAGGGCGACACGCTGCGCGCCGTGGGCGAGGACGTCCAGGCCGCCGAGGGCATGTTCATGGCCGGCCAGATCACCGTGCTGCGGGACGCCGCGACCACCATCGCCGGGCTGCACTCCTCGGTCAGCGACGGGGCGCGGACGTACCACACGGACAGCCTCGCCGCGCTGCGCGGCAAGCTCGACCCGCCGGTCGCCCAGGTCGACGAGGCGCCCGCGCCGCTGGACATCGCCATCGTCGGTATGGCCTGCGTGCTGCCCGGCTCGCCGGACCTGGAGAGCTTCTGGCGTACCGTGCTCAGCGGCGCGGACGCCGTCGGTGAGGTGCCGCCGCAACGCTGGGACACCGACCTCTACTACGCCCCCGAGGTCGGCCCCGGCGAGACCGGCCGGATCAGCGTCTCCAAGTGGGGCGGGTTCATCGAACCGGTCCCGTTCGACGCGATCGGCTTCGGTATCCCGCCGGCCGCCCTGGCCAGCATCGACCCGACCCAGTTGCTGGCCCTGGAGGTGTCCCACCGGGCGTTGGTCGACGCCGGGTACGCCTACGACGCCCCGGGCGTCGACCACTCCCGTACCGGCGTGATCTTCGGCGCGGAGGCCGGCAGCGACATGGGCCACGCGCAGACCCTGCGCACCATGCTCCCGGCGTACTTCGGCGACGTACCGGAGGCGATGCAGGAGCTGCTGCCCACCGTCACCGAGGACAGCTTCCCCGGCGTACTGGCGAACGTGATCGCCGGCCGGGTGGCGAACCGCCTCGACCTGGGCGGCCCCAACTACACCATCGACGCGGCCTGCGCCTCCTCGTTGGCCGCCATGGACGCCGCCTGCAAGGAACTCGCCAGCGGCGACAGCGACCTGATGGTCTGCGGCGGCGCGGACCTGCACAACGGCATCAACGACTACCTGATGTTCACCTCCGCGCACGCCCTCTCGCCGACCGGCCGGTCCCGGCCGTTCGACAGCACCGGCGACGGCATCGCCCTCGGCGAGGGCGTGGCCTGCGTCGTGCTCAAGCGGCTCGCCGACGCCGAACGCGACGGCGACCGGATCTACGCGGTGGTCAAGGGCCTCGGCGGCTCCAGCGACGGCCGGGCCCTCGGCCTGACCGCGCCCCGCCCGGACGGGCAGCGCCGAGCGCTGGACCGGGCCTACCGGCGGACCGGCATCTCGCCCCGCGACGTCGGTCTGGTCGAGGCGCACGGCACCGGCACCGTCGTCGGTGACCGTACCGAGCTGGAGACGCTCACCCGGATGTTCGTCGAGTCCGGCGCGGAACCGGGACAGTGCGCGCTCGGCTCGGTGAAGTCGCAGATCGGGCACACCAAGTGCGCCGCCGGCCTGGCCGGCGTGATCAAGGTGGCGCTCTCCCTGCACACCGGCATCCGCCCGCCCACCATCCACCTGGAACGGCCCAACCCGGCCTGGCATCCCGAGCGCAGCCCGTTCGCCTTCTACACCGAGGCCCGCCCCTGGCCGGCCCCGGCCCGGGAACGGATCGCCGGGGTGAGCGCGTTCGGCTTCGGCGGTACCAACTTCCACACCGTGCTCGCCGCGTACGGTGACGCCCCGGAGCCCCGGCACGCCCGGCGGACCTGGCCGGCGGAGCTGTTCTGCTTCCCCGGCGTCGACCGGGCCGCCGCCCACCAGTCGATCCGTCAGCTCGCCGACGTCCTGGTCACCGACCCGCGCCGGGACCACCCCGGCCGGCTGGCCGAACTGGCCGCGCTGGTCGCCGCGCAGTCCACCGGCCGGCGCGGGCCGACCCGGGTCGCCGTCGTCGCCCGCGACGTGACCGAACTGGAGACCCTGCTGCGGCGGGCCCTCGCCGGGGAACACGACCCGGGCAAGGGCCTGGTGCAGCCGGCCGGCGACGTCGACCCCGGCCAGGTCGCCTTCCTCTTCCCCGGGCAGGGCAGCCAGCGCCCCGGCGCGCTGGCCGAACTCTTCGTCACCTTCCCCGAGCTGCGGCACTACCTGGAACTGGACCGGGACGCGGCGGAACTGCTGTTCCCGCCGACCGCCTTCGACCAGCAGACCCGCAAGCAGCAGGAGGACCGGGTCCGCGACACCCGGGTCGCCCAGCCGGTGCTGGGCATCGGCGGGCTCGCCGTCGACCACCTGCTGCGCCGCCTCGGCGTCCGCCCCGACATGACCGGCGGGCACAGCTACGGCGAACTGGTCGGGCTCTGCGTCGCCGGCGTCTTCGACGCCCGTACGCTGCTCGAACTCAGCCGCGAGCGAGCGGCGGCCATCCTCGGCGCGACCGGCGAGGACCCGGGCACCATGGCCGCGGTCAGCGCCACCCCGGACGAGGTGGCGCAGGTGCTGGCGGCGGCCGGCCTGACCAGCGAGGTGGTGCTCGCCAACCGGAACGCCCCGAAGCAGATCGTCATCTCCGGTCCGACCGCCAAGGTCGAGGCGGCCGTGGTGGCGCTCAAGGAGGCCCGGATCTCCGCCAAGGCCATCCCGGTGGCCTGTGCCTTCCACAGCCCGCTGGTGGCCGGCGCGGTGGAACGGTTCGCCGAGGTGCTCGCCACCCGGCGGATCGCCGAGCCGCGCATCCCGGTCTGGTCGAACCTGACCGCCGCCCCCTACGTCGAGCAGCCGGAGCAGCTCCGGCAGCAGCTCGCCGAGCAGATCGGCGAACCGGTCCGGTTCGTCGAGCAGATCGAGGCCATGTACGCCGCCGGCGCCCGCACCTTCGTCGAGGTCGGTCCCGGCCAGGTGCTCAGCCGGCTGGTGAAGGCGGTGCTCGGCGACCGGCCGTACCGGGCCATCGCCACCGAACGCGGCACCAACGACGGGCTGCGCGGCTTCCTGATCTCGGTCGGCGAGATCGCCTGCGCCGGCGTACCGGTCCGCACCGACTGGCTGTTCCACGGACGGGTCGCCGCGGACGCCCCGACCACCGAGCCGAAGCGCCGTCCGGTGTGGACGGTCGACGGCCAGCTCGTCCGCGACCAGAACGGCGACTGCCTCCCCGGTGGCATGACCCCTCCCCGACTGATCAAGGAGCTGCCGATGAGCCCCTCGAACGGCACACCCACCCACGCCGCCCCCGCCACCGCTCCCGTCCCCGTCCAGCACGTCGTGCACGACGGCCGTAGCGAACTGCTCAGCGAGTTCCTGCGGACCACCCGGGACATGATCGCCTCGCAGCGGGACATCATGCTCGCCTTCCTCGGTGACGGCGGCGGCGGTCGCCTGGTCTGGCAGCCGGCGGAGCCGTACCGCACCGATGGGTACCCGAACGGCGGGACGCACACCGCGCCGCAGGCACCGCAGATGGACCTCTACCCGCCGCAGGTCGTACCGGTGGCCGAGCCGGTCCCGGCGATGGCCGGCTACCCGAACGGCGGCTCGGCCAACGGTGGTGGGGCGGCCCTGGCCGCGCCGACCGCACTGGCCCCCGCGCCGGCGGTCGCCCCGCCGGTCGCCGCCCCGGTCGCCCCGGCGGCTCCGGCCGGTCCGTCGGTGGCGGACTTCCAGGCCGCGATTCTGGCGGTGATCAGTGAGCGGACGGGTTATCCGGTGGATCTGATCGAGTTGGATCTGGATCTGGAGGCGGATCTGTCGATCGATTCGATCAAGCGGGCCGAGGTGGCCGGTGAGGTCGCGCAGCGGTTGCAGCTCGCGGTGGAGGGTGACGAGTCGGAGCTGGAGGACCTGGTCAAGGCGCGCACGGTGCGGGCCATGGTGACCTGGCTCGACCAGAAGATGGGCGCCGCCGGCACCGCCACCGTCACCGCCACGGCCACCCTCACCGTCGCGGCCCCGGCGGCTCCGGCCGGTCCGTCGGTGGCGGACTTCCAGAGCGCGATTCTGGCGGTGATCAGTGAGCGGACGGGTTATCCGGTGGATCTGATCGAGTTGGATCTGGATCTGGAGGCGGATCTGTCGATCGATTCGATCAAGCGGGCCGAGGTGGCCGGTGAGGTCGCGCAGCGGTTGCAGCTCGCGGTGGAGGGTGACGAGTCGGAGCTGGAGGACCTGGTCAAGGCGCGCACGGTGCGGGCCATGGTGACCTGGCTCGACCAGAAGATGGGCAGCACCCCCGCGCCGGCCGCCGCCTCGGCCGCACCGGTGGCCGCCGCCCCCGCCTCCGGTGCCAGCCTCGCCGACTTCCAGGCCGCCATCCTGACGGTGATCAGTGAGCGGACGGGTTACCCGGTGGATCTGATCGAGTTGGACCTCGATCTGGAGGCGGACCTGTCGATCGACTCGATCAAGCGGGCCGAGGTGGCCGGTGAGGTCGCGTCGCGGCTGGACCTCGCGGTGGAGGGTGACGAGTCGGAGCTGGAGGACCTGGTCAAGGCACGCACCGTGCGGGCCATGGTCACCTGGCTCGACCAGAAGATGAACGGCACGGCCACCGCCGTCCCGGCCCCGGTCGAGACCGCCGCCCTGCCGGCCGCCTCGGCCCCCGCCGCCGCCCCGGCCGAGGAGCTGATGAACGTCGGTATTCCGCCGAAGCGACTGGTACCCCGGGAGTCGGTCCGGCCCGCGTCCCTCGGCGACCCGGCCGAACTCCTCGCCGGCCGGCAGTTCCTGATCACCGGCGGCGGCGCGGTCGGGGCGTACCTGGCCGAGCTGCTCGGCGAGCACGGCGCGGGCGGCCAGCTCGGCGTCCTCGACAGCGAGCAGGCCGACCAGGGCTTCGACGGGTTCCTCCTGCTCGACGGCCTGACCCGGACCGAAGGCCCGCTGCTGCCGTCGGTGTTCCCGCTGGTCCAGCGGGTGCTGGCGACCAACCCGCGCTGGCTGGTCGGGGCCGGCGCGCCGGCCACCGGCGGCACCGCCGACGGCATGCCCGGCCTGTTCCGCACCATCGCCCGCGAGTACCCCGAGCTGACCGCCCGCTTCGTCGAGGTGGACGCGACCGCCGAGGCCGAGGTGCTGGCCCGGCAGATCTTCGAGGAACTGCTGACCACCGGCGAGGAGAAGCCCTCGGTCGTCGCCCGGCGCGGCGACGAACGGTACGTGGCCGACCTGGTCCCGGTGGACCTGGGCGAACTGGCCGCCCGGGGTGCCGGCCCGGCCGGTGAGGGAGCCTCCGAGGTCGCCGCGCTCGGCCTCAGCCACGACTCGGTGGTGGTGCTGATCGGCGGGGCCCGGGGCATCACCCCCTGGTTCGCCCGTACCCTCGCCTCGGCCGGCCGCTGCAAGATCGAGCTGGTCGGGCGTACCCCCCGCCCGGAGGGCCCGGAGGACCCGGCGCTGGCCGCCGCCCGGGACAAGACCGCGCTGCGCGCCGCCCTGGTGCAGCAGGGGCTGCGCGCCCCGGCGGAGATCGAGCGCCGGGCGTCGGCCATCCTGGCCGGCCGGGAGGTCGAGGCGACCATCGCCGAACTGACCGAACTCGGCGGCGAGGTCCGCTACCACACCCTCGACGTGCGGGACGCCGACGCGACGAAGGCGCTGCTCGCCGACATCCACCGGCACCACGGCCGGCTCGACGGGCTGGTCTACGCGGCCGGCATCATCGAGGACAAGCTGATCGCCGAGAAGGACCCGGCGTCCTTCACCCGGGTCTTCGACGTCAAGGTCAACGGGGCCCGCGCGGTTCTCACCGGCCTGGACGAGCTGCCCGGCCAGCCCCGCTTCGTGGTCTTCTTCGGCAGCATCGCCGCCGCCTACGGCAACCGGGGCCAGGCCGACTACGCCGCCGCCAACGACGCCCTGGACACCATCGGCACCCGCTGGTCCACCAGCACCGGGATCCGCTGCCTGACCGTCCACTGGGGTCCGTGGGCCCCGGGTGCCGGGCACGGCGGCATGGTCACCGCCGAGCTGAGCCGGGAGTACGCGCGGCGCGGCATCGGCCTGATCGACCCGGAGGAGGGCGCGCTCAGCCTGCTCCGCGAGCTGGCCTGGGCCGACCCGAGCGACACCTCGGTCGTCTACACCGCGTCGGGCTGGTGA
- a CDS encoding DMT family transporter: MQPSPHRPPLDPLTTGAVVLAVAAVSSAAPLIAFAAAPALAIALWRNVIAAGVLAPWALLRRRDEFRFLTGVGRREGWYCVLAGVALAAHFATWMPSAQLTSVAAATALVATQPVWQGLIARWQGRRLPGAVWVGIGIAVVGAVLASGADFAVSGRAFAGDLLAIAGAIFAAVYTALGERARVSVSTTTYTTICYSVCALVMLVVCLVGGVPLGGFDTDTWLVILALVAGAQLLGHSMFNYALRRVSATTVSVLILLEAPGAALIGWAWLGQLPQPLALPGLGVLLVGTAVVVLGGARAGRRNPPVPLPPDAGPPPAT; this comes from the coding sequence GTGCAGCCGTCCCCGCACCGCCCGCCGCTCGATCCGTTGACCACCGGGGCGGTGGTGCTCGCCGTGGCGGCGGTGTCGTCGGCGGCCCCGCTGATCGCGTTCGCGGCGGCACCCGCGCTGGCCATCGCGTTGTGGCGCAACGTCATCGCCGCCGGCGTGCTCGCTCCCTGGGCGCTGCTGCGGCGGCGGGACGAGTTCCGGTTCCTGACCGGCGTCGGCCGCCGGGAGGGCTGGTACTGCGTACTCGCCGGGGTGGCGCTGGCCGCGCACTTCGCCACCTGGATGCCCAGCGCGCAGCTCACCTCGGTCGCCGCCGCCACCGCGCTGGTCGCCACCCAGCCGGTCTGGCAGGGCCTGATCGCCCGGTGGCAGGGGCGGCGGCTGCCGGGAGCGGTCTGGGTGGGCATCGGTATCGCCGTGGTCGGCGCGGTGCTGGCCAGCGGGGCCGACTTCGCGGTCTCCGGCCGGGCCTTCGCCGGTGACCTGCTGGCGATCGCCGGAGCGATCTTCGCGGCGGTGTACACCGCCCTCGGTGAGCGGGCCCGGGTCAGCGTGAGCACCACCACCTACACCACCATCTGTTACAGCGTCTGCGCCCTGGTCATGCTGGTGGTCTGCCTGGTCGGTGGGGTACCCCTGGGCGGCTTCGACACCGACACCTGGCTGGTGATCCTGGCGCTGGTGGCGGGTGCGCAACTGCTCGGCCACTCGATGTTCAACTACGCGCTGCGCCGGGTCTCGGCCACCACGGTCAGCGTGCTGATCCTGCTGGAGGCGCCCGGGGCGGCCCTGATCGGCTGGGCGTGGCTCGGGCAGTTGCCGCAGCCGCTCGCCCTGCCCGGCCTGGGGGTACTGCTGGTGGGGACCGCCGTGGTGGTGCTCGGCGGGGCGCGCGCCGGCCGGCGGAACCCACCCGTGCCGCTGCCGCCCGACGCCGGCCCGCCGCCGGCGACCTGA
- a CDS encoding VOC family protein, with amino-acid sequence MAYDFQLTIDATAPHQLADWWAETLGWQVEPQDEEFIRRMVDQGHATEADTTTHRGALVWRSGAAIVHPDSGQRVLFQSVPEGKTVKNRLHLDVRVGREAAGAEVERLTARGATVLHQGRQGPFSWVTMADPEGNEFCVT; translated from the coding sequence ATGGCGTACGACTTCCAGCTCACCATCGACGCGACCGCGCCGCACCAGCTCGCCGACTGGTGGGCCGAGACCCTCGGCTGGCAGGTGGAGCCCCAGGACGAGGAGTTCATCCGGCGGATGGTCGACCAGGGGCATGCCACCGAGGCGGACACCACCACGCACCGGGGCGCGCTGGTCTGGCGGTCGGGCGCGGCGATCGTGCACCCCGACAGCGGGCAGCGGGTGCTCTTCCAGAGCGTCCCGGAGGGCAAGACGGTGAAGAACCGGCTCCACCTCGACGTCCGGGTCGGGCGGGAGGCCGCCGGAGCCGAGGTGGAGCGGTTGACCGCGCGTGGCGCGACCGTGCTGCACCAGGGCCGCCAGGGTCCCTTCAGCTGGGTGACCATGGCGGACCCGGAGGGCAACGAGTTCTGCGTGACCTGA